The Cutaneotrichosporon cavernicola HIS019 DNA, chromosome: 5 DNA segment tcttccctccttGGGCTTCACCGCCCCATGTCTTCGCACGACCACTCAGAAAGCACGACCACATAGAAACAGGCCAAAGTCGCAAAGCAGCTTGTTGTAAAACGCTGCAGTACGTCGAGATCTAAAAACCGGGCACTCCCCAACGTTACAGAAGTAACAGATGGGGCAACTTGGGCACTACCACATCGGCCAGATCGGATCTCCACCGCACACTCTCACGCCCGACTTTCCAAAAGAGTTGTGAGTAAGCATCTCACTCAGCGTTTGGTGGGGTTCGAACCCACGAAAGCCTGATCTCCAGTAAAAGTCAGGATGCTTAAACCACTTGCATACAAACGCAGAAGCAAACAGGTCGGAACTTGTCGGCAGCGACAACAAAACTGATGGTGAGAAAAGGCCGTCTGGTGGTCTCAACCCAAAACATCGACCAGGCCAGCTTTACCGCCGTCACATCTCATAGTATGTATGCAGTTTGGGTGCCTTGCTTGTGCAGCAGTAAAAACACGGGACAATGCAACTTCGATTCAATTTCAAACGTCTCTCAATGTCTTCGCGAAAGTGCCCATACGAAGAAAGAACTACAACATACGACACAGCACCTCCAGCACCCGCCACTTGAGCGTCCGCACCATATCTTCAGAGCTCAAACCCACCCGTTCTTCAGGTGACATCTGGAGCGGATACGTGTCCAGGAGATCCTGGCTGCGTCCGTCACCTGTCCCTGCCATGGCAATCAGTTTAGTGCCCAAACGCGCTGCAAGAAGAGGGTATACGACACCCTCGGGGCGTAATATCTCGGCGCGTGTCAGCAGGTCCAGGTGTGGCCCCAGTACGACTTCAAGGAAGAAGGCACTCAACATGGGCGGGTGGTCTGGAGACGGGTCAAAGAGTATGTCCCGGAAGGCTAGCATGGCTGGCGTGTCGGAGTTCAGTGCAGCGTTCAGGATAGAGTCATACAGGCCGCGCATGGCCACAGCGGTAGGAGATGAACGACAGCGGCAGAtgtggagggagaggatggTAGAGTGGTAGAGTGGCGTTGGCGGGAAGgagcgtcgaggaaggGCTACAAGCTGACAGTCGGAGGGATCGGTGGGAGGCGCAGTTGTTGGGTGGCCGCTGTCGCACGTTTCCTCGATTCTTATAGGGATCTGCACCAAGCCTGATGGTGCATCGGACGTTGTTGAACGACCATTATGGCCTGCATCAGTTGCCAAGGTTAAAGCCGTGGACAATGACCGTGATGGAGGAGCAACCCAACTACGTGTGATCGTCACGACAATCGCCGCAGACAGCAGACGGAAGTGTGCAGATACTGATTGTGATGAGCGCAACCCTAGGCTGCGCCGTACTATTGTCCATCATCAAGGCAAACAACACCATTCAATTTGCCACAAGACCGAGGGGTAGTAGCAAAAGAGAAGCTTTAATGGACGAGTTAGGAATCGAACCAAAGACCTTGTCAAGATCTCAGCCACGTGGACATGCTAATGACacgctctaccaactgagctaCACGCCCGTATCAACTTGGAATGTTGACTGACTTTTCAAGGTGGTACATAAATCACATAATTGCTTGCAACAAGCGTCAATACCTGCTTGCTAGGTGATTATGCCCGATCCAGCAACGGTCAGTTTGTttccaaggccaagaacaTGTCACGCGATGTGGTCCAACCTGTGATATCGTCAGGCGGCTTGTTCAGAAAGCTCAAGAGTAGGCCAAGCCTGTCCACTTGACACAATGCACGTGCATCTTGAATGGGTAGCTCAGGGTGACGTTTCAGGTACAATTGCCAAACATTGCGAGCCGAGGGATCAAGCGATTGAGGGACTGAGGGGTGAAAAGAAGCGGAGACAGTTTTCTGGGTCAAAATATCCCTGCGTCACTCTGTTCAATGTTTTGTGCATCCCCAGGTGTCCCCATCGACCAGTCAAACGCGTAGAGCAATGCATGAAGACGTAAAGTAAATCAACTGTCTGTGCGTGGATGTACAAGGCGTTGCCGAGTGACGTATGCTGTGCAATAGGGCCAAAACCCTAGGCACGACGCCATGCGATAGGATCGAATCTTGGCTGAGGTGAGCCAGTCACCGCCATCCATCAGCCACCATCGTCCAGCCAAACAGCGTCGACTCGAGGTTGTTTGCTCGCATCTACGTTCCATCTGTCCAACTCTTTCCCACTCTGCCCACTTAACATATcccaccccaaccccaaccctAGCCCCAATCCTTCTGACGACACGcacaaggccgacgactgAACCAACGCCCATCCCAAAGGCAACATTTACGTCAACAGCCCATGTCAACCTATGAACCAGCCTGCGTGCTGTGTTCCATAACCTACGTCGCCCGATTATACACCTGCTCAGGACGATGGTCTCCTTTTCCACCCACTtcccacctcctcgcgaGACAAACCCAGATCGCGTGTGACACCTCCACGAACGACCGCAGATGGGTGGCGAAAGGCCCCCCGCCGACGGCGCTTCACCGCATCCCCCAACGCTGCGCGTCTTCCCCTCCCTGCCGTCCTCGGGTTCATCCAGCCGCGCCGACAATGAGAAGAATGATACTACCGCAGAGTCCCACAATAAGAGCAAGGGCAAGAGCAAGAGTAAGGGCAACGACACGGATGCGCCTGCCAACGATGACTCGGAATGGTCGTCGATCTTTGGCGGACTCAGCTCTGCCATCGACGATGCTGCAATGAACATATCGTCAcccccacctccttctGCATCCTCTGATGGACCGTCAACAGGGTTTCTCGCTCTGCCTGAATACGTCCACCAGAAGCGTAAGCGCACACGCTCGCACAAACGCTCGCTCtccgtcggcgccgagcccAACTTCTTTGGCTCGCCTGGAagcctcctccccctccgtCTCGACCCTGCAGAGGAACCGCTGCACGGCCAGCACATCCCCATGCGCGCAATCAGCGGCTTTCATCCACACCTTTACACCCTGCGTCTGAGCTCAAGCCGCTCTGCCAAGGAGCCATCCCCACAGCATCCAGGTGGACTCCTTGCGTCGCCCATCCACCTTGGCAAAGTAACCGAGCGCCCACCATCGCCACTCGAGCTGGCGTCTGAGCCGAAAACAGCTCCTCACAGTGAGCCAGGCCCAACGTCATCGCGTGCCATCGAGTTCCCTGGCGCCGACAgcccgccgtcgcccgACAATCCCGACAATCACTTGGCATCTTCACCCTCCGACTCGCCTGGAAGCTGGCTCCGCTCACCCACGACAAATCGTACACGCTTCCGAAGCGACGGCTCGGACGTCGACGCAATCATGTTCACGCCCCGACagctcgactttgagggCGATGACGGGCCCCTCGTCACCGGCCGCCGTCTGCAATGGAACCCGTTTGACATCGGCGACAGCGATCGGCCGTCCACAAGCTCCCTGCCTGGTGCACTCCAGGGCGGCTTCCAGAGCATGGCTCTCGGGCCGGCGTTCGAACCGAGTGAGTGCAGCCGTCCTACTGAGCCTCTGTCCCCGGCGTTCGCGCTTGAAACGGAGCCAGGCGTGAGCAAGTCGTGATGGATTGACTATGTACAAGAGGTTGTAATGGGGTATGGGGACTGCATTGCATTGCATGCAGTATCCTACTGTTGTATTGAGACCGATGCATGTTTTCCAATGTGCCATAGGCGCTGAGCCGCTGACATCATCCGAGGAAAGCAGCGGGGCATGTCATGTGCTACATCTGtcaccgacgccggcaATCTGGCAACTGAAACCGCCACTTCTCATCGGTATCACTATCAGTACCCTCCCATGCCGCAAACGTGACTGCCATCTATCGTTGACGCAGCGATAAGAGGATCACATTGATCGCTCCCGCGATTGTGCCTGCACCCGCGTCCCCATGTGGCCGTGTCCATCTCTCTTCAAATAGCTCCCGAAGGGCAGTCACCGGTCGGCGGAATCCGGTTTCTTGGGTGTTTGGACCCCGCCCGAGCCAAGCCAGCCCCTTGTTTCCAGTCAACAGCTTGCCATTGTCAGCCAGCTGCACGGCCTGCACGGGCCACAGGGAGTCGTGCTGGTCGCGTGCAGCTTCTATTATTCATTCAGGTCACCTGACCAGCATAACACGGGAACACGTCTATCTGCGTCGGCATTCGCTCCCCTATCAGCGCAGGGCTGAGCATATGACCATGACGTTAAGGGCGGCGGTCAACGTTGGCTGTCCCACGCGGTCTCGAAATTATTCAGATTGTTGAAATGCGCGACATTTTTGCTATCGACATTCTTATCCTTGTGCATGCATGCAATCCATCTGTAAATCTCATCTAGCACCAAGTTGAAGGCCGTCTCTATCCCCCTTGGATGTTGGTTTACTTTCTCGGGCAAAATTTTGTTGTCATCAAAAGACCATTACGACCCTGATGACGGGGAATGAGCCAAAGATCCCAAGAGGGGGAAAAGCAAGGACCATTCCTAAGACAAAGTTTTGACTTGATGGTGGTGATGACACGGATACCGCTGCCGCTCTGTGACCGAGTCTCCCCGACTCCCCGATGATAGCATCAGCTGAGGGGGCCACGGCGGCCCAAGCCGTTGAGATAGGCCCAGATTTTCAGCCGGGCCGGCTCAGAGCCCAGAGCCCAGAGATAGTCCTCGGCTTGGACCTAAGCGAAACTTGTAACCTTGGAGATGTAGAAAAAAGCCCAGTAACAATCGTCGCGATACGACTCATTCATCCATCTTACCACCACTaacatcaacatcaacatgGCCTGGGTCAGCAgggccaacctcgccgtGGCAAAGTCGCCTGTGGGCCGCTACTTTCGCCTTCAAGGCTCGGGTCACGTACGTGTTTACGTTTATCAACGTGCTGACAAGtaagaagaaggagcgcaAGAACACATATTTCTTCACCGAGATCCGCGCTGGTCTCGCGACCTTCTTCGCCATGGCTTACATCATCTCGGTGAACGCAGCCATTGTCTCGCAGTCGGGCGGCACATGCAAGTGTCCCCCAGAGTCAATGGCAGATCTCTGCGATTCAAATGCCGAATACATGCAGTGCGTACAGGAGATCAAGCGAGACATGGTCACGGCAACAGCAGCCATCGCTGCCCTCACAACATTCTGCATGGGTCTCTTCGCCAACATGCCCATCGGTCTCGCTCCGGGAATGGGCCTCAACGCGTACTTTGCCTACACTGTTGTTGGATACCATGGCAGCGGTCTTGTCCCATACGAGATTGCCCTTGCTGCAGTGTTCGTTGAAGGATTCGTCTTTGTCGGCCTCACTGTCCTTGGTATTCGTCAATGGCTCGCCCGTGCCATTCCCTCATCCATCAAGCTCGCCACGGCAGTCGGTATCGGCCTCTACCTCACCCTTATTGGCCTGACATACTCTGCTGGTATTGGCGCTGTAACTGGCGCCACTGCCGTTCCTATGGAACTTGCCGGCTGCCGCCCATCCGCAAAGGACCCCACCACCGGTCTCTGCCCCTCATCCGACAAGATGAGGAATCCCACCATGGTCAGTTTCATGTATCGCTCCCAACTGACATTCAGTGGATTGGCATTTTCTGCGGCGGCGTCTTCACTGTTTTCCTCATGATGTTCCGCGTCAAGGGCGCAATCATCTGCGGCATTCTTCTCGTCTCAATCATCTCGTGGCCTCGTAACTCGGCCGTCACCTACTTCCCCCACACACCACTCGGTGACGACGCTTTCAACTTTTTCAAAAAGGTCGTCACCTTTACTCCCATCAAGCACACGCTCAACGTCATCGACTTCAACATCTCGAGCCACGGCGCTCAGTTTGGACTTGCCTTCATCTCCTTCCTCTATGTCGGTGAGTACACTATTAAACCCCATTCTCACTGGATTGTTGCTGACAACAAGACATTCTCGACGCAACTGGCACGCTGTATTCGATGGCCCGCTTCGGTGGCTTCCTGAACCCCCGCACTCAGGACTTTGAGAACTCGTCCATCGCTTActgcgtcgacgccctcggTATTTCTATCGGATCGCTCTTTGGTGCTCCCCCCGTCACCGCCTACATCGAGTCGGGTGCGGGTATTGCCGAGGGTGGCCGTACTGGTCTCACCGCGATTGTCACCGGCCTGTGCTTCTTCATCTCAATCTTCTTCGCTCCAATCTTTGCCTCAATCCCTCCCTGGGCGACAGGATGCACGCTCATCATCGTTGGCGCACAGATGGCCGCCGAAGCCCGCCACATCAACTGGAAGTACCTCGGCGACTCGGTCCCCGCGTTCCTCACCATCGCTATCATGCCCTTCACCTACTCGATCGCGTACGGCCTCATTGCCGGTATCTGCTCGTACATTCTCCTCAACACTGCCGTCTGGCTCATCGAGAAGGCGACCCGTGGCAAGATTTCTCCCCCTAACAAGCAGGACAAGGAGCCCTGGACGTACAAGATCGAGGGTGGCTTCTTCCCCCCTTGGGCGTACCGCATCAGCCGTGGCAAGAAGGACTTTtggcgcgaggacgacgacgagtttgagTCTGAGGACGGTGGCGTTACCCCggtcgacgatgaggcTCGTGCAGTGGAGGAGAAGTCGTACGAGGCCAGTGAGTCtgacgccaaggccaaccccaaccccaagcTTGAGGTTTAAAACggtccgcctcggcctcgataCGGTCAGAATCTTGTAGTACGACCACACTCACTCTCTTATTTACAGCAATGGTAATGCAACGATAATTTGGTACAGTTGATGTGGGGCTCAAGTTCGGCAGGAGGCTCGCACACTTCTTTGAG contains these protein-coding regions:
- a CDS encoding uncharacterized protein (Permease family), producing MAWVSRANLAVAKSPVGRYFRLQGSGHKKERKNTYFFTEIRAGLATFFAMAYIISVNAAIVSQSGGTCKCPPESMADLCDSNAEYMQCVQEIKRDMVTATAAIAALTTFCMGLFANMPIGLAPGMGLNAYFAYTVVGYHGSGLVPYEIALAAVFVEGFVFVGLTVLGIRQWLARAIPSSIKLATAVGIGLYLTLIGLTYSAGIGAVTGATAVPMELAGCRPSAKDPTTGLCPSSDKMRNPTMWIGIFCGGVFTVFLMMFRVKGAIICGILLVSIISWPRNSAVTYFPHTPLGDDAFNFFKKVVTFTPIKHTLNVIDFNISSHGAQFGLAFISFLYVDILDATGTLYSMARFGGFLNPRTQDFENSSIAYCVDALGISIGSLFGAPPVTAYIESGAGIAEGGRTGLTAIVTGLCFFISIFFAPIFASIPPWATGCTLIIVGAQMAAEARHINWKYLGDSVPAFLTIAIMPFTYSIAYGLIAGICSYILLNTAVWLIEKATRGKISPPNKQDKEPWTYKIEGGFFPPWAYRISRGKKDFWREDDDEFESEDGGVTPVDDEARAVEEKSYEASESDAKANPNPKLEV